From Cecembia calidifontis, one genomic window encodes:
- a CDS encoding IS1380 family transposase, with amino-acid sequence MKITNSTEKITPFGGFNFVFNSFKNSGLPELIDNQLGVRALRGGFSYSDIFANHMAIFFNGGDCTEDINVHLRDALEQVPSFSVCSADTILRGIKELAVDTELFINPSSGVSHEFNINGKLNSLLLKSACKTGLLKSGVAYDLDYDNTVIPTEKYDSKKTYKHVYGYQPGVASIAHPEFSQAIPVYVEGRNGNSQAKYLQADTLTRMFGQLTNENIRIGRFRADSASYQEEVLRTLEAHTESFYIRANRCAKLDNILGSIAPEKWQKIRLGVQEMEVTDLSDYKPFGKDRSYRLVITRIRRKDGQADVFSGDAFTYRAILTNEHTSSNEAVVRFYNARGASERLFDVLNNDFGWSKLPCSFLAENTSFMLMTAMYANFYTYIIGEYSRKVDWLKPTDRLKKFIFRFITVSAKWIRTGRREVLKLFTSKDYKPILN; translated from the coding sequence ATGAAAATTACGAATTCGACAGAAAAAATCACACCTTTCGGAGGTTTTAATTTTGTTTTTAACTCTTTCAAAAATTCTGGTCTCCCAGAACTCATTGATAATCAATTGGGGGTTAGAGCCTTAAGGGGAGGGTTTTCATACAGTGACATTTTCGCCAATCATATGGCTATTTTCTTTAATGGTGGCGACTGTACTGAAGATATCAATGTTCACTTGAGAGACGCACTTGAACAGGTCCCTTCATTTTCAGTATGCAGTGCCGATACAATTCTGAGAGGTATCAAAGAGCTTGCTGTTGATACAGAACTCTTTATAAATCCGTCCAGTGGAGTAAGCCATGAATTTAATATCAATGGAAAACTCAACAGCTTGTTGTTAAAATCAGCTTGTAAGACCGGATTACTCAAGTCAGGTGTTGCTTACGACCTCGATTATGACAACACCGTCATTCCAACTGAAAAGTACGATTCAAAAAAGACATATAAACACGTCTATGGATATCAGCCAGGTGTAGCTTCCATAGCACATCCTGAATTTTCACAGGCCATTCCTGTGTACGTAGAGGGCAGAAATGGCAACAGTCAGGCCAAATATTTGCAGGCTGATACACTTACACGCATGTTTGGGCAGCTTACCAATGAAAATATCCGTATCGGAAGGTTCAGAGCCGATTCAGCATCCTATCAGGAAGAAGTTCTCCGCACACTGGAAGCACATACCGAAAGCTTTTATATACGGGCAAACAGATGTGCCAAACTGGATAATATCCTTGGAAGTATAGCCCCTGAGAAGTGGCAGAAAATACGTTTGGGTGTACAGGAAATGGAAGTTACTGACCTATCCGACTACAAACCTTTCGGTAAAGACAGGTCTTACAGGCTGGTCATTACCAGAATCAGGCGTAAAGACGGGCAGGCAGATGTGTTTAGTGGAGATGCATTTACTTACAGGGCTATTCTGACCAATGAACATACATCGTCCAATGAAGCTGTTGTAAGGTTTTATAACGCCCGGGGTGCAAGCGAACGCTTGTTTGATGTACTCAACAATGACTTTGGCTGGTCTAAGTTGCCCTGTTCGTTCCTTGCAGAGAATACCTCCTTTATGCTTATGACGGCTATGTATGCCAATTTTTACACCTATATCATTGGAGAGTATTCCAGAAAAGTTGATTGGCTTAAGCCTACCGACAGGCTCAAGAAGTTTATCTTCAGATTTATCACTGTTTCAGCCAAGTGGATAAGAACGGGAAGAAGAGAAGTGCTCAAACTGTTCACGAGTAAGGATTACAAGCCGATTTTGAACTAA
- a CDS encoding DUF6734 family protein — MKIVHTFWIDEGKDPFKDSFGWCSAQYHVISWALSCLQLHKFYDNIELITDHKGKDLLIDQLKLPYKKVRIELDDLDFVDVSGLWVMKKIYSYTLHEEPFLNVDGDVYIFKPLPDHLFSGQLIAQNIEQGFDYYKELVDLVENTFDFVPSFFSTHYNQDKTLNGSNAGIIGGQHFGFFKLYFENVRAFVDLNKTKINQLPDTLISNFNAVVEQFIFYRLSQELEIPIRYYLPPSLDPAFDGYADFHYLPKNCPYIHAMGSFKKNGWVCEQMAHRLRVDYPEYYYRILSLFETKAIGEKENQAQELAFYSQPHKSSYSIKYNIKSEEEKFQRTWQLASLVLNPENNSMNASEISILQALELMEKEPDNRSTAVLKDVFEFENEKIRLIRSMPHDGLICENEQNAIDNADMAFSDDLWREKVRLKLSPLTMTIESQWDWSQNHVLFTRLKHNNIENNLTAEPYYYQTLLLPDKLHGEVIEYLLNPVETYVFSLLSKESYLAFSEILFQADRFFENVNKQKLLVYLEEAIRFLAYSGVLILKVNKGDLKTYKNPKIRRILVWRFESACLCSFLV; from the coding sequence ATGAAAATTGTACACACATTTTGGATAGATGAAGGTAAGGATCCTTTCAAGGACAGCTTTGGATGGTGCAGTGCACAGTACCATGTAATCAGTTGGGCATTGAGCTGCTTACAACTACACAAATTTTACGACAATATAGAATTGATCACAGACCATAAAGGAAAGGATTTACTGATTGACCAACTGAAATTGCCTTACAAGAAAGTAAGAATTGAACTGGATGATCTGGACTTTGTTGATGTCTCCGGCTTGTGGGTAATGAAAAAAATATACTCCTATACCCTTCATGAGGAGCCTTTCCTGAATGTTGACGGGGATGTATATATTTTTAAGCCTTTACCGGATCATCTCTTTTCGGGTCAGTTAATTGCACAAAATATAGAACAGGGATTTGACTATTATAAGGAATTGGTTGATTTGGTTGAAAATACTTTTGACTTTGTGCCTTCTTTTTTTTCTACTCATTACAATCAAGATAAAACCTTAAATGGGTCAAATGCGGGGATTATAGGAGGACAGCATTTCGGCTTTTTTAAACTGTATTTTGAAAACGTAAGAGCCTTCGTAGATTTAAATAAAACTAAAATTAACCAATTGCCTGATACTTTGATTTCAAACTTCAATGCTGTTGTCGAGCAATTTATATTTTACAGATTGAGTCAGGAATTAGAAATTCCAATCCGATACTATCTGCCACCTTCTTTAGACCCTGCCTTTGACGGGTATGCCGACTTCCATTATCTGCCGAAAAATTGCCCCTACATACACGCAATGGGTAGTTTTAAAAAAAATGGATGGGTTTGCGAACAAATGGCTCATAGGCTTAGAGTTGATTATCCGGAGTATTATTACCGCATTCTAAGTCTATTTGAAACTAAGGCGATAGGTGAAAAGGAAAACCAAGCCCAAGAACTGGCCTTTTATTCCCAACCTCATAAATCTAGCTATTCGATAAAATACAACATCAAATCTGAAGAGGAAAAATTCCAAAGAACTTGGCAACTCGCTTCCTTGGTCCTTAATCCTGAAAATAACTCAATGAATGCGAGTGAGATTTCCATATTACAAGCACTGGAGCTTATGGAAAAGGAACCGGACAACAGATCAACGGCGGTTTTGAAAGATGTGTTTGAATTTGAAAATGAAAAGATAAGATTGATCCGTTCCATGCCACATGACGGTCTTATTTGCGAGAATGAACAAAATGCTATTGACAATGCGGACATGGCTTTTTCAGATGATCTATGGAGAGAAAAGGTAAGGTTGAAATTATCCCCACTGACAATGACCATAGAATCCCAATGGGACTGGTCTCAAAATCATGTATTGTTTACCCGATTAAAGCACAATAACATCGAAAACAATTTGACAGCTGAACCTTATTATTACCAGACCTTATTGTTACCTGATAAGCTTCATGGGGAAGTTATAGAATATTTGTTGAACCCCGTAGAGACTTATGTTTTCTCACTGCTATCAAAAGAGAGTTATTTGGCTTTTTCAGAGATCCTATTTCAAGCAGATAGATTCTTCGAAAATGTAAATAAACAAAAGCTATTGGTTTATTTGGAAGAAGCTATAAGATTTCTCGCATACAGTGGGGTACTTATCTTAAAAGTTAATAAAGGCGATCTAAAAACTTATAAAAATCCTAAAATCCGCAGGATTTTAGTTTGGAGATTTGAATCTGCTTGTTTGTGTTCATTTTTGGTCTAG
- a CDS encoding HlyD family secretion protein has product MPLAPSQNDNLHLRSEEVQEIISRPPAWLIGWGITLVFLMLSLLIGLSFLIRYPDFVEAKVLVTTADPTERIAARFSGQIETLFVKNGDKVGIGQPLAGIKSTAKIEDVLFLKATLEQEPFVADNDFLFPVNILTELVLGEIGLPFLEFERSYMEYRLIKELQPFAGQMEGTKASIEEIQKRINSQQSQKELLDRRLYLAKIDYERNKGLHKDGIIADKDFESREMEYLQIEEQVNLMAISISQLHEALSTANQTVRSTNINKEEQEARALKNLIQSYQSLKRSLRDWEYTYLMKSSINGKVSFQKVWGANQQVNAGELAFTVLPENKAELMGAMKISPQNAGKVGVGQKVLIKLDNYPFQEYGALIGKISSISVSPDDEFNYLVYSSLPNGTTTSFNREIPFNQELLGNAEIITEELSVAERLFFKFRSIMIY; this is encoded by the coding sequence ATGCCACTAGCTCCTTCCCAAAACGACAACCTACACCTTCGCTCGGAAGAAGTTCAGGAAATCATCTCCAGGCCCCCTGCCTGGCTGATAGGGTGGGGGATTACCCTTGTGTTTCTGATGCTGTCACTACTGATAGGACTGTCCTTTCTGATCAGGTATCCTGATTTTGTAGAGGCCAAGGTTCTGGTGACCACTGCTGATCCGACCGAACGTATTGCTGCAAGGTTTTCGGGACAGATTGAGACTTTATTTGTGAAAAACGGGGATAAAGTGGGCATAGGGCAGCCCTTGGCAGGAATCAAGAGTACGGCCAAAATAGAAGATGTACTTTTTTTGAAAGCCACGTTGGAACAAGAGCCTTTTGTCGCGGACAATGACTTTTTATTTCCAGTTAATATACTCACTGAATTGGTGCTGGGTGAAATAGGGTTGCCTTTTTTGGAATTCGAAAGGAGCTATATGGAATACAGATTGATAAAAGAACTCCAGCCTTTTGCCGGTCAGATGGAAGGCACCAAAGCTTCGATAGAAGAGATCCAAAAAAGGATAAACAGCCAGCAATCCCAAAAGGAACTTCTTGACCGCAGATTGTATCTGGCCAAGATCGATTATGAGCGGAACAAGGGCCTTCACAAAGATGGTATCATTGCAGACAAGGATTTTGAGTCCAGAGAAATGGAATACCTACAAATTGAAGAACAGGTGAACCTCATGGCCATTTCCATTTCACAATTACATGAAGCGCTTAGCACTGCCAACCAGACCGTCCGGAGCACAAACATCAATAAGGAAGAACAGGAAGCCCGTGCACTTAAAAACCTGATACAATCCTACCAGAGTTTAAAGCGCAGTTTGAGGGACTGGGAATACACCTATCTAATGAAGTCTTCGATCAATGGAAAAGTCAGTTTCCAGAAGGTCTGGGGCGCCAACCAACAGGTCAATGCCGGAGAGTTGGCATTTACGGTATTGCCTGAAAACAAAGCAGAATTGATGGGAGCTATGAAAATATCTCCCCAGAATGCGGGGAAAGTGGGTGTTGGCCAAAAGGTATTGATCAAATTGGACAATTATCCATTTCAGGAATATGGGGCCCTAATCGGAAAGATTTCCAGCATTTCGGTTTCGCCGGACGATGAGTTCAACTACTTGGTATATTCCTCATTGCCTAATGGGACAACAACTTCTTTTAACCGAGAAATCCCATTCAATCAGGAGCTTTTGGGGAATGCGGAAATCATCACGGAAGAATTAAGTGTGGCAGAGCGTTTATTTTTCAAGTTCAGGTCAATAATGATTTATTAG
- a CDS encoding peptidase domain-containing ABC transporter: protein MILKTTFPFYKQPDFKDCGPTCLRIIAKHYGKLISLKEIREISETTREGSSLLKLSDAAEAMGLKSIGAKLNFNKLSEAPLPVIVHWNKHHFVVVYKIRKDIVYISDPAYGLIQYSKEEFISRWIGNNADEHTKEGITLLLEPTPAFRKMKWEDKEKRSLSFLFKYLFNYKNLIAQLAIGLLVGSLLQLIFPFLTQSIVDVGIQNQDINFIYLVLFAQIMLFLGRMSVEVLRSWILLHLTTRINISLVSDFFIKLMNLPISYFDTRMTGDIMQRIGDHRRIENLLTGTTLSTLFSFFNLIVFGAVLIYYSFTIFLIFLGGSVLYLAWVLFFMKRRRELDYKRFAQMSQEQSTVIELINGMQEIKMHNTEKQKRWSWEFVQARLFQVSVQSLSLEQAQQVGSSVINELKNILITFSSAVLVIEGNLTLGMMLALQYIIGQLNGPITELVGFVRSYQDATISLERLNEIHDREDEENTEVKFIRNILPNEAIEVKDLSFRYVGADEPVLSDVNLSIPPQQVTAIVGASGSGKTTLMKLLLKFYEPTSGEIRYGKHDLKTISAKSWRDLCGVVMQEGYVFNDTIAANIAVGQDGIDQERLLEAARIANILDFIQSLPLGFNTKIGNEGIGMSTGQKQRLFIARAIYKNPDMLFFDEATSALDAKNEREVMENLRSFIQGKTVFIIAHRLSTVRNADQIIVIDQGRIVEQGTHMELVNAQGIYFDLVKNQLELEKINGN from the coding sequence ATTATTTTGAAAACCACCTTCCCCTTTTACAAACAACCCGACTTTAAAGACTGTGGTCCCACCTGCTTGCGCATCATAGCCAAGCACTATGGCAAGCTGATTTCCCTCAAAGAAATCAGAGAAATATCCGAAACTACGAGGGAAGGAAGTAGCTTATTGAAACTCAGTGATGCAGCAGAGGCTATGGGACTTAAGTCCATAGGGGCAAAATTGAATTTTAATAAACTTAGTGAAGCCCCCCTTCCAGTTATTGTCCACTGGAACAAACATCACTTTGTAGTGGTGTATAAAATCAGAAAAGATATTGTCTATATCTCAGATCCAGCTTATGGTCTGATCCAGTATTCTAAAGAAGAATTTATTTCACGATGGATCGGCAACAATGCCGATGAGCATACCAAAGAAGGTATTACGCTCCTGCTTGAACCTACCCCTGCCTTCAGAAAAATGAAATGGGAGGATAAGGAAAAACGTTCCCTTAGCTTCCTTTTCAAATACCTCTTCAATTATAAAAACCTGATTGCCCAGCTGGCCATCGGATTGCTGGTAGGCAGTCTCTTGCAGTTGATTTTCCCTTTCCTGACCCAGAGCATTGTGGATGTGGGGATCCAGAACCAGGACATCAACTTTATCTATCTGGTGCTTTTTGCACAGATCATGCTGTTTTTGGGCAGGATGAGCGTGGAAGTGCTCCGAAGTTGGATTTTATTGCACCTCACTACCAGGATCAATATTTCCTTAGTCTCGGATTTTTTTATCAAATTGATGAACCTGCCCATTTCCTACTTTGACACCCGCATGACCGGGGATATCATGCAGAGGATTGGCGACCACCGCAGGATAGAAAACCTGCTTACGGGAACCACGCTCAGTACTTTATTTTCTTTTTTCAATCTGATCGTTTTTGGGGCTGTGCTGATCTATTACAGTTTTACCATTTTTTTGATCTTCCTTGGAGGAAGCGTATTGTACCTTGCATGGGTGCTGTTTTTTATGAAGCGGCGCAGGGAACTGGACTACAAGCGCTTTGCCCAGATGAGCCAGGAACAAAGTACGGTGATCGAACTGATCAACGGCATGCAGGAAATCAAGATGCACAATACCGAAAAGCAAAAGCGCTGGAGCTGGGAATTTGTACAGGCCAGGTTGTTTCAAGTATCTGTCCAGTCTTTATCTCTGGAACAGGCCCAGCAGGTAGGATCTTCAGTCATCAACGAGCTGAAAAACATCCTGATCACTTTCTCTTCCGCCGTATTGGTCATCGAAGGTAATCTCACTCTAGGAATGATGCTGGCCCTACAGTACATCATCGGGCAGTTGAATGGACCGATAACGGAACTTGTGGGCTTTGTCAGGTCCTATCAGGATGCTACTATCAGTCTGGAGCGGCTTAATGAAATCCATGACAGGGAAGATGAGGAAAATACTGAGGTTAAGTTTATCCGGAACATCCTGCCAAATGAGGCAATTGAAGTAAAGGACCTTTCCTTCCGCTATGTGGGAGCAGATGAACCTGTACTATCCGATGTAAACCTGAGCATTCCCCCTCAGCAGGTAACTGCCATAGTGGGTGCAAGTGGAAGTGGGAAAACCACCCTGATGAAGCTCCTGCTGAAATTTTATGAGCCGACATCCGGGGAAATCCGCTATGGGAAGCATGACCTCAAAACCATCAGTGCTAAAAGCTGGCGGGACTTATGCGGGGTGGTGATGCAGGAAGGCTATGTGTTTAATGATACCATTGCAGCCAATATTGCCGTAGGTCAGGACGGAATTGACCAAGAAAGGTTGCTGGAAGCTGCCAGAATCGCTAATATTCTGGATTTCATCCAGTCACTTCCACTTGGCTTTAATACCAAAATCGGCAATGAAGGAATAGGTATGAGTACAGGGCAGAAGCAGCGCCTGTTTATCGCCAGAGCAATTTATAAAAATCCTGATATGCTTTTTTTCGATGAGGCCACCTCGGCCCTTGATGCCAAAAATGAACGTGAGGTCATGGAAAATCTCCGGAGTTTTATACAGGGCAAAACGGTATTTATCATTGCCCACAGGCTGAGTACGGTGCGAAATGCGGATCAGATCATTGTGATCGATCAGGGGAGGATTGTAGAGCAGGGAACTCACATGGAATTGGTCAATGCCCAAGGTATATATTTTGATTTGGTGAAAAACCAGCTGGAACTCGAAAAAATTAACGGAAACTGA